The Capsicum annuum cultivar UCD-10X-F1 unplaced genomic scaffold, UCD10Xv1.1 ctg3868, whole genome shotgun sequence genome window below encodes:
- the LOC107857419 gene encoding protein LURP-one-related 4 — MAKICPELMLQQSSSCCYVTSIKETFTVWMQSLLFHGNGCTVFNSKGEIVFRVDNYQESCRNEICLMDFKGQVLVSIKREKLRLFGRWNGYNSYGGVKGKPLFQIRRNYDIFSRENVICDFGYDENNLGINCYKIQQLDKKSSYKVTNSIGQVVAEVNQKQSSRGFGYGEDVLTLEVEPYIDHSIIVALVTICEL, encoded by the exons ATGGCTAAAATATGTCCAGAATTAATGTTACAAcaatcttcttcttgttgttatgTTACATCCATAAAAGAAACATTTACTGTATGGATGCAATCATTATTATTCCATGGAAATGGTTGTACTGTTTTTAATTCGAAAGGTGAAATTGTATTTAGAGTTGATAATTACCAAGAAAGTTGTAGAAATGAAATTTGTCTTATGGATTTCAAAGGCCAAGTTCTCGTCTCCATTAAAAGAGAG aaactaAGATTATTTGGTCGTTGGAATGGCTATAATTCATATGGTGGAGTTAAAGGAAAGCCATTATTTCAAATAAGaagaaattatgatattttttcaagAGAAAATGTCATATGTGATTTTGGTTATGATGAAAATAATTTAGGAATTAATTGCTACAAAATTCAACAATTGGATAAAAAATCATCGTATAAAGTTACAAATTCAATTGGCCAAGTTGTTGCTGAG GTAAATCAAAAGCAATCATCAAGAGGATTTGGCTATGGTGAAGATGTGTTAACCCTAGAAGTTGAACCCTATATAGACCACTCAATAATTGTTGCTCTTGTAACAATATGTGAATTGTGA
- the LOC107851533 gene encoding RNA-binding NOB1-like protein, giving the protein MDTQPPPCWSTILKQPPPPPQNPATVTADAASGATTAAVASATGVLVGRCKSTKGIAVAVVDANAIIQGGDKLNHSADRFVSVPEVLLEIRDENSRHSLNFLPFTVDTLEPSPDSLKKVISFARATGDLHTLSDVDLKLIALTYTLEAQFHGTQHLRDCPPPIHTVNVKRLPEKELPGWGANVPNPEEWEAIEHALDEGANTTSRILPLKDLSLNVIPLDQQSSRDGSVVNGGDSHSENKMDADDGFSKPRKYLPQKKEVKIEGKKMVADGIDASQGQYDDHADDWLPAVSRSTHRRFLRRKARREMSETSSKMDDLQEATENTVDENLNNCQCDDISMHHNPEENTTANTEDGKVSEVRDGEEHLSTILSQMRLEEDSAKALQDAADVSIFTEGPESNDTKQNSNELEDDEGENFDTADGGVEDAEMDSQMDESIETSFVDDNSSEQSWMLKSLSESSVACVTADFAMQNVILQMGLRLVAPGGMQIRELHRWVLKCHACYKVTTDVGRIFCPNCGNGGTLRKVAVTVGENGIVIAARRPRVSLRGTKFSLPLPQGGRDAVTKNPILREDQLPQKLLYPKTKKKNKGDEIYTPDTIFLNHTSKKAPLQPPVRKALAVFSGKRNPNDNHYSRAKH; this is encoded by the exons ATGGATACTCAGCCGCCACCATGTTGGAGCACCATACTCAAACAACCGCCGCCGCCGCCACAAAATCCGGCCACCGTCACCGCAGACGCAGCTTCCGGAGCCACCACTGCTGCGGTGGCGTCAGCTACCGGAGTTTTAGTCGGGAGATGTAAGTCAACGAAAGGAATAGCTGTGGCTGTAGTAGACGCAAACGCGATAATTCAAGGCGGAGATAAGCTCAATCATTCAGCTGATCGATTCGTTTCGGTACCTGAAGTGTTGTTGGAGATTCGTGATGAGAACTCTCGTCACTCGCTTAATTTTCTTCCGTTTACTGTTGATACGCTGGAGCCTTCTCCCGATTCTCTCAAAAAAG TTATCAGCTTTGCAAGGGCTACTGGTGATTTGCACACACTTTCTGATGTGGATCTCAAGCTCATTGCGTTAACTTACACCTTGGAGGCTCAATTTCATGGAACTCAACATCTCCGAGATTGTCCTCCACCTATTCACACGGTTAATGTGAAAAGGTTGCCAGAGAAGGAGTTGCCTGGATGGGGCGCTAACGTCCCTAATCCAGAAGAATGGGAAGCAATAGAACATGCACTTGATGAAGGAGCAAACACCACCTCTAGAATTCTTCCGTTGAAAGATTTGAGCTTGAATGTTATTCCTCTTGATCAACAAAGCAGTAGAGATGGTTCTGTTGTGAATGGTGGTGATTCTCATTCTGAGAATAAGATGGATGCCGATGATGGCTTCAGTAAACCTAGAAAGTACTTGCCACAGAAAAAAGAGGTGAAGATTGAAGGTAAGAAGATGGTTGCTGATGGAATTGATGCGTCACAGGGACAGTATGATGATCATGCTGATGATTGGCTACCTGCTGTGAGCAGAAGTACTCATAGGAGATTTCTCAGACGGAAAGCCAGGCGTGAAATGTCCGAGACATCATCCAAAATGGATGATTTACAAGAAGCAACTGAAAATACAGTAGATGAGAACCTCAACAACTGTCAATGCGACGATATCTCTATGCACCATAACCCTGAAGAAAATACCACGGCGAATACAGAGGATGGTAAGGTTTCTGAAGTAAGAGATGGTGAAGAACATTTGTCTACGATTTTGAGTCAGATGCGTCTCGAAGAAGATTCTGCAAAAGCTCTTCAAGATGCCGCAGATGTAAGCATTTTCACTGAAGGGCCTGAATCAAATGATACTAAGCAAAACAGTAATGAATTAGAAGATGATGAAGGGGAGAATTTTGACACTGCTGATGGAGGAGTGGAAGATGCAGAGATGGACAGCCAGATGGATGAGAGCATCGAGACATCGTTTGTGGATGATAACAGCAGTGAACAGAGTTGGATGTTAAAATCCTTGTCTGAGTCGAGCGTGGCCTGCGTGACAGCTGATTTTGCAATGCAAAATGTTATTCTTCAAATGGGTTTACGCCTTGTGGCACCTGGAGGAATGCAGATCCGTGAGCTGCACAG GTGGGTACTGAAATGCCATGCCTGTTATAAAGTTACGACAGATGTTGGTAGGATTTTCTGTCCTAATTGTGGAAATGGGGGCACTTTACGTAAGGTAGCAGTGACCGTTGGTGAAAATGGTATTGTTATTGCAGCACGCAGACCACGTGTATCCTTGCGAGGGACAAAG TTTTCCTTGCCTTTACCTCAAGGGGGTAGAGATGCGGTTACCAAAAACCCAATATTACGCGAGGACCAGCTTCCGCAGAAGCTTCTTTATCctaaaacaaagaagaagaacaag GGGGACGAGATATATACTCCAGATACTATTTTCCTCAACCATACGAGTAAGAAGGCTCCTCTGCAACCCCCTGTTCGCAAGGCACTAGCTGTTTTCAGCGGTAAGAGGAACCCTAACGACAATCATTATTCTCGCGCTAAACATTAG
- the LOC107854051 gene encoding myosin heavy chain, striated muscle-like, with protein MFKSARWRSEKNKIKVVLKLQFHATQVAGDALMISVVPADVGKPTLKLEKAPVRDGSCYWEKAVLETVTFIQEPKSGKIHEKIYYFILGTGSSKSGFVGEASIDFSNYAEASKISSVSLPLKNSKSGALLHVSIQRIQDSSDQSIEEIENAKPSSDDMTLRTQLSYDDVDASVTSNSAEDDLINKPILRNGELNSNRGASGESDITTSSSGSSTGLGMPRQFITNTNSDHQDDINFPSSPNHSLVPRNPSIDASTTISEEIQQLEWLGGSALEASTDGSSGTPRETLRRLASQEASDIVVAKLKSELAGFARQVEVSDLELQSLRKQIVKECKRGQDLSKEVASLRKERDALKEECDKLKASQRRLNEAKSKDKLLHERGDLQTLVGELRQELAYQKDLNANLEVQLQKTQESNSELILAVRDLDEMLEQKNKENVSLSNKSTTSCDAEKFPDVISKHEMTTDEDDEEQKALEQLVREHSDVKDMYMLEQKITNLHGEIEIYRRERDELEMQMEQLVLDNEILKQENHDMLYKLEQSEIQEQLKLQYECATSYATVSELEGRITSLENELAKQAKELSDSLVTIIELEAQVSSLDEELEKQTQVFEADLDTLSRDKVQQEQRAIRAEEELRKTRRHNASTAELLQEELKSLSTQMTCSLEASEKLATKALLEANELRLQKTHLEETLRKSSEELWSIRVHYEEKMLELSSQVATLTGQMERLQSEIEGKSEQLEKQEELAKETEQHLSQKIISLEVEIKNLLSDKNILSQHAEQKNMLMDELENTRKSIENMQLLVEQGHFEKKELETRLALAEKEAMDNLKELNATRSLIDDKETLILELHLEVDILISECNEMKNSLFEDELEKENLRKQVFRLEDDLKKKEDALNSFDEKLTEANSHLIERIKLLEGQIKLKENALDNAMKSFVEKEKGLQDKIEELERRLEEFRQNIERLREQNSHKVATEELNLATTMCSEDESPCQTVSTESNNSCCSDEDIQSTTSNAINLEELSHETELLREKNKLMEVELKEMQGRYSEISLKFAEVEGERQKLAMKLRNIKSAKKELIKSIQV; from the exons ATGTTTAAGTCAGCTAGATGGAGGAGTGAGAAGAACAAGATCAAAGTTGTATTAAAGTTACAGTTTCATGCAACtcag GTAGCGGGAGATGCGTTGATGATATCTGTTGTCCCTGCTGATGTGGGTAAGCCAACGTTAAAATTAGAGAAGGCACCGGTTCGTGATGGGAGCTGTTACTGGGAGAAAGCAGTTCTTGAAACCGTAACGTTCATTCAAGAACCAAAGTCGGGGAAGATTCACGAAAAAATCTATTACTTCATCCTAGGAACT GGGTCATCAAAGTCCGGATTCGTTGGAGAAGCTTCGATTGATTTCTCGAATTATGCAGAGGCGTCTAAGATCTCCTCCGTTTCTCTTCcactcaaaaattcaaaatcgggAGCTTTATTACAC GTTTCGATACAGAGGATTCAAGATTCTTCTGATCAAAG CATTGAAGAAATCGAAAATGCAAAACCAAGTTCCGATGATATGACCTTGAGGACGCAGCTAAGCTATGACGATGTAGACGCTAGCGTTACAAGCAATTCTGCGGAG GACGATCTGATCAACAAACCAATTTTGCGCAATGGTGAACTTAATAGCAACCGCGGGGCATCAGGTGAATCTGATATTACCACGTCCAGTTCTGGGAGCAGCACAGGGCTTGGTATGCCTCGGCAATTCATTACGAACACCAACAGTGACCATCAGGATGACATAAACTTCCCGTCCTCTCCTAATCACTCTTTGGTTCCTCGGAACCCCAGCATTGATGCCTCTACAACAATTTCCGAAGAAATTCAGCAATTAGAATGGTTGGGGGGTTCCGCTCTTGAAGCAAGTACAGATGGCTCTTCGGGTACTCCAAGAGAAACTCTTCGTAGATTAGCATCACAAGAAGCGTCAGATATTGTTGTCGCGAAGCTAAAATCTGAGCTCGCCGGTTTTGCTAGGCAGGTAGAAGTGTCGGACTTGGAACTTCAATCCTTGCGTAAACAAATTGTCAAGGAGTGCAAAAGAGGTCAGGATCTCTCGAAAGAGGTTGCTAGCCTGAGAAAAGAACGAGACGCTCTCAAGGAAGAATGTGATAAACTTAAAGCCTCCCAAAGACGTTTAAACGAGGCGAAATCAAAAGACAAGTTGCTACATGAAAGAGGGGATCTTCAAACTCTTGTCGGTGAACTACGGCAAGAATTGGCTTATCAAAAGGACCTTAATGCAAATCTGGAAGTACAACTTCAGAAGACGCAAGAGTCGAATTCCGAGTTAATTCTTGCTGTGCGCGATTTGGACGAAATGTTAGAGCAGAAGAACAAAGAAAACGTTAGCCTTTCCAACAAATCAACGACATCTTGTGATGCTGAAAAGTTTCCGGATGTTATCTCCAAGCATGAAATGACGACTGATGAAGATGACGAAGAGCAAAAAGCACTAGAGCAGCTCGTGAGAGAGCATAGTGACGTCAAGGACATGTATATGCTGGAGCAAAAGATCACGAACCTGCACGGTGAAATCGAGATATACAGGAGAGAAAGAGATGAGTTAGAGATGCAGATGGAGCAACTCGTCCTCGACAATGAGATACTGAAGCAAGAAAACCATGATATGTTGTACAAACTCGAGCAAAGCGAGATTCAGGAGCAACTGAAGCTGCAATATGAATGTGCAACTTCTTATGCAACTGTAAGCGAACTTGAAGGCCGGATTACGAGTTTGGAGAATGAACTGGCGAAGCAAGCAAAAGAACTCTCCGATTCTTTGGTTACCATAATCGAGCTCGAAGCTCAAGTCAGTAGCCTAGATGAAGAACTGGAAAAGCAAACACAGGTATTTGAAGCTGATCTGGATACTCTTTCTCGTGATAAAGTCCAACAAGAGCAGAGAGCAATACGAGCTGAAGAAGAACTGAGGAAGACAAGACGGCACAATGCTAGTACAGCGGAGCTGCTTCAGGAGGAACTTAAAAGTCTCTCTACGCAAATGACCTGCTCATTAGAAGCGAGCGAAAAGTTGGCTACTAAAGCGTTACTTGAAGCTAATGAGCTACGTCTACAGAAAACTCATTTGGAAGAGACTCTTCGAAAATCATCTGAGGAGCTCTGGTCAATCAGAGTGCATTATGAAGAAAAGATGCTCGAGCTTTCTAGCCAGGTAGCTACTTTGACAGGTCAAATGGAAAGGTTGCAGTCGGAAATTGAAGGAAAATCCGAGCAACTAGAAAAACAAGAAGAGCTGGCTAAAGAAACTGAGCAGCACTTGTCGCAGAAAATCATCTCTCTTGAAGTCGAGATTAAAAATCTATTATCGGACAAGAATATCCTCTCTCAGCATGCTGAACAGAAGAATATGCTAATGGATGAGTTGGAGAATACGAGGAAATCAATTGAGAACATGCAATTGCTTGTCGAGCAAggtcattttgaaaaaaaagaactGGAAACTAGGTTGGCTTTAGCGGAAAAAGAAGCTATGGATAATCTGAAGGAACTAAACGCCACGAGGTCTCTTATCGATGATAAGGAGACATTAATTTTAGAACTGCATTTGGAAGTGGATATCCTTATATCTGAATGTAATGAAATGAAGAACTCTTTGTTTGAAGACGAATTGGagaaagaaaatttgagaaagcaAGTGTTCCGATTAGAAGATGATctgaagaagaaagaggatgcaTTGAATAGTTTTGACGAAAAGCTCACGGAAGCTAATAGTCATCTAATAGAGAGAATAAAGTTGCTTGAG GGTCAGATCAAGCTGAAGGAAAATGCACTTGATAATGCAATGAAATCGTTTGTGGAGAAGGAGAAAGGTCTTCAAGACAAAATCGAAGAGTTAGAAAGAAGATTGGAAGAATTCCGACAGAACATAGAAAGGCTCCGCGAACAAAACTCCCATAAG GTGGCTACGGAAGAGCTAAATCTTGCGACTACAATGTGCTCGGAAGATGAAAGTCCCTGTCAAACAGTGTCGACAGAGAG CAACAACAGCTGTTGTTCGGACGAGGACATACAAAGCACGACATCCAATGCTATAAATCTCGAAGAACTATCACACGAAACGGAGCTACTGAGGGAGAAGAACAAGTTAATGGAAGTTGAATTGAAAGAAATGCAAGGTAGATATTCCGAAATAAGCCTCAAATTTGCAGAAGTAGAAGGCGAAAGACAGAAGCTCGCGATGAAACTGAGGAACATTAAGAGCGCGAAAAAAGAACTCATAAAATCGATACAAGTATAG